The Nitrospira sp. genome window below encodes:
- the pyk gene encoding pyruvate kinase gives MRKAKIVCTIGPASSAPAILSRLIESGMNAARLNFSHGTHASHAEAITAIREAADRHGSAVAIIQDLQGPRIRVGLLPKDGVQVNAGQVVRLRMSEESEGQVSPPPSGLEIPVTYPALTRDLRPGARVLINDGLIELIVDRVMDDRIDCTVIIGGKITSHKGINLPGTAVSAPTLTDKDRIDIQFGVEHGVDYVALSFVRGAQDVDAVRTLLAEHGSNLPIIAKIERAEAVQSLREILNCADGVMIARGDLGVEMGPEAVPVLQKRIIVEANRRRRLVITATQMLESMTQATRPTRAEASDVANAVFDGTDAVMLSAETAVGSYPVETVRVMDRIIRAAEEDVEPGVILKRHTDMDNLSFPEAICTAAASAAKSIAASAIVTFSERGSTARLISKQRPSAPIVALTPFEPVRQQMALYWGVSPYTTPQIEQTDARVEEAERRVKSEGLIKTGGKIVILSGTRVGQPGGTNLIKLHEVG, from the coding sequence ATGCGAAAAGCCAAGATTGTCTGCACGATCGGTCCTGCGAGTAGTGCGCCGGCCATCCTCAGTCGATTGATTGAGAGCGGTATGAATGCCGCTCGGCTGAATTTTTCTCACGGTACACATGCATCGCATGCTGAGGCGATCACCGCCATCCGAGAGGCGGCTGACCGGCATGGGTCAGCGGTGGCGATTATTCAAGACCTGCAAGGTCCTCGCATTCGAGTGGGCCTGTTGCCGAAGGATGGGGTGCAAGTAAACGCCGGCCAAGTGGTGCGGCTGCGGATGTCGGAGGAATCTGAAGGGCAAGTCTCCCCTCCCCCTTCTGGGCTTGAGATCCCAGTCACCTATCCTGCACTCACCCGCGATCTTCGCCCAGGAGCACGCGTACTCATCAATGATGGACTGATTGAGCTCATTGTCGATCGCGTCATGGACGATCGGATCGACTGCACCGTCATCATCGGCGGGAAGATTACTTCGCACAAAGGCATCAATTTGCCCGGCACCGCCGTCAGCGCCCCAACGTTGACCGACAAAGATCGAATCGACATTCAATTCGGTGTCGAGCACGGTGTCGATTATGTGGCGCTTTCCTTCGTAAGAGGGGCACAGGATGTTGATGCGGTTCGGACTCTGTTGGCGGAGCATGGGAGCAACCTGCCGATCATCGCCAAGATCGAACGAGCAGAGGCCGTCCAGTCTTTACGAGAGATCCTGAACTGTGCGGATGGCGTCATGATCGCTCGCGGTGATTTGGGTGTGGAGATGGGGCCGGAAGCCGTGCCGGTGTTGCAGAAGCGAATCATCGTTGAAGCGAATCGTCGTCGGCGTCTGGTCATCACGGCCACCCAAATGCTGGAGTCCATGACACAGGCGACGCGCCCGACCAGAGCGGAAGCATCGGATGTTGCCAATGCTGTCTTCGACGGCACGGACGCCGTGATGCTGTCGGCTGAAACCGCCGTCGGCTCCTATCCAGTTGAAACGGTCCGGGTGATGGATCGTATCATCCGGGCAGCCGAGGAAGACGTCGAACCCGGTGTCATCCTCAAACGCCACACCGATATGGACAACCTGTCTTTCCCGGAAGCGATCTGTACCGCGGCAGCCTCCGCAGCAAAATCGATCGCTGCGAGCGCCATCGTGACATTCAGCGAACGTGGGTCCACCGCGCGATTGATTTCCAAACAACGTCCATCCGCCCCTATTGTCGCACTCACTCCGTTTGAGCCGGTCAGGCAACAGATGGCGCTCTATTGGGGCGTATCTCCCTACACCACGCCGCAGATCGAACAGACCGATGCGCGCGTGGAGGAGGCGGAACGGCGCGTAAAATCCGAGGGGCTGATCAAGACCGGGGGGAAAATTGTGATTCTGTCAGGCACTCGCGTGGGACAACCAGGCGGGACCAATCTGATCAAGCTGCATGAGGTGGGCTAA
- a CDS encoding P-loop NTPase, with protein sequence MAILISVASGKGGVGKSVVSANLALALAKTGRQVLLADLDVGGADAHIMFGELNPSVTLTDFLNKRVSRLEDIAVPITFHPNLRLIAGTGETLATANMAYARKKRLMKHFQELEADVVVLDIGAGTSYHALDFFLMADIHLAVATPEPTAILDLYRFIKLAAIRRVLSCFLSRSPMSEVLSNKDFASVEEVMDVAGATDAEGRATAAAALQSFRPGLIINRASGSSQVNVLYLRKILHQYVGGDLTLLGEIPDDPAVSQAVRKFMPVIEAAPESSAAKSLMTVSGAVAQLVEAHDRIRVEHAEQSQEKQTGTLSPEPEVTLPLLTPTRARTDAPPSPHASITKSGTDIVQNISRAVG encoded by the coding sequence ATGGCGATCCTCATTTCCGTGGCATCCGGCAAAGGTGGGGTGGGCAAAAGCGTGGTCTCAGCCAACCTGGCGCTGGCACTGGCCAAGACCGGACGACAGGTCTTGCTGGCCGACCTCGACGTGGGCGGAGCCGATGCTCATATTATGTTTGGGGAACTCAATCCGTCAGTGACCCTGACGGATTTTCTGAATAAACGGGTCAGCCGGTTAGAGGACATAGCCGTCCCCATCACATTTCATCCGAACCTTCGTCTCATTGCCGGAACCGGCGAGACCTTGGCGACCGCCAATATGGCCTATGCCCGTAAGAAGCGGTTGATGAAACATTTTCAGGAACTCGAGGCCGATGTGGTGGTGCTCGATATCGGAGCAGGGACCAGCTACCACGCCCTCGACTTTTTTCTGATGGCCGACATTCATCTGGCTGTAGCCACTCCAGAACCGACTGCGATACTGGACCTCTACCGATTCATTAAGTTAGCCGCGATTCGCCGTGTCTTGAGCTGTTTTCTCTCGCGGAGCCCTATGTCGGAGGTGCTCTCCAACAAAGATTTCGCGAGCGTAGAAGAAGTCATGGACGTCGCCGGCGCAACCGACGCAGAGGGACGTGCCACGGCGGCAGCTGCGTTGCAATCGTTTCGACCTGGCTTGATCATCAATCGGGCATCCGGCAGTTCGCAGGTCAACGTCCTGTACCTCCGCAAGATCCTCCACCAATACGTCGGCGGCGATCTGACCCTGCTGGGCGAAATCCCCGACGACCCAGCTGTGAGCCAAGCTGTCCGAAAATTCATGCCCGTCATCGAAGCCGCTCCCGAGTCGTCGGCTGCAAAAAGTCTGATGACCGTCTCCGGGGCTGTTGCGCAACTGGTTGAGGCACACGACAGAATACGTGTGGAACATGCGGAGCAATCGCAAGAGAAGCAGACAGGAACACTCTCGCCTGAGCCAGAAGTGACGCTCCCTCTTCTTACTCCTACTCGTGCGAGAACCGATGCGCCGCCCTCACCGCATGCATCGATAACCAAGAGTGGAACGGATATCGTTCAAAACATCAGCAGGGCTGTTGGCTAA
- a CDS encoding intradiol ring-cleavage dioxygenase produces MSVLSRRDTLVLLGTTSIAYLIGGKPGAIPTLDAMSRPLCVVRPEQTEGPYFVDERLHRSDIRTDPISGRSVPGTPFALTFHVSRFRAGECHPLPDAQVDVWHCDARGVYSDVEDPGFNTVGQKFLRGHQMTDAQGDARFMTIYPGWYPMRTVHIHFKIRTTPRARRAVEFTSQVYCPDELTDRVQGSLPYSSNGSRRMRNRQDFIFRQGGDALMLDPTATHDGYAATFPIGLEIP; encoded by the coding sequence ATGAGCGTTCTTTCGCGCCGTGACACACTGGTTCTGTTGGGAACCACGAGTATCGCCTACCTCATCGGAGGAAAACCGGGAGCAATACCGACACTTGACGCGATGTCTCGACCTCTCTGCGTCGTCCGTCCTGAGCAAACCGAGGGCCCCTACTTCGTCGATGAACGATTGCACCGATCTGATATTCGCACAGACCCGATCAGTGGGCGGAGCGTGCCTGGGACACCCTTTGCCCTCACCTTTCACGTGTCTCGCTTCCGCGCCGGCGAGTGCCATCCCCTGCCCGATGCCCAGGTGGATGTCTGGCACTGCGATGCGAGAGGAGTGTATTCAGATGTCGAAGATCCTGGATTCAACACGGTCGGCCAGAAGTTCTTGCGAGGCCATCAGATGACGGATGCCCAGGGCGACGCCCGGTTCATGACGATCTATCCGGGCTGGTATCCCATGCGAACCGTGCATATCCACTTTAAGATTCGCACGACACCGAGGGCTCGCCGGGCTGTTGAGTTTACATCGCAAGTATATTGTCCCGATGAACTGACCGATCGTGTCCAGGGGAGTCTCCCCTACTCGTCGAACGGCTCACGGAGAATGAGAAATCGGCAAGACTTCATTTTTCGGCAGGGCGGCGATGCGTTAATGTTGGACCCGACGGCCACGCACGACGGGTATGCCGCGACTTTTCCGATCGGTCTGGAGATTCCATGA
- a CDS encoding Slp family lipoprotein: MTMSRTSILAPLVGAVLMCSACAESIHQVQRDTELLGVPLGLEKEIDTTVSFAALKQAPSEYIGRTVMIGGNVIRAKRTGAGTELEILQLPTAKDGLLTEERLRSEGRFLAVRPAFLDPASLPEGTPITVIGTVTGETTRQLDESDYTYPLLEVKHIIDWNSIAANRRRDRSPYYGAYYPPYGYSGFSPYGGYRSFWGPFGGYGGYGGYGGRGFYGPSRGFSSGSGSFSSPPPPSNVHPRLRRR; the protein is encoded by the coding sequence ATGACCATGTCTCGCACGTCGATACTCGCTCCCCTGGTCGGGGCAGTGCTCATGTGTTCAGCCTGCGCAGAGTCGATCCATCAAGTCCAGCGTGATACGGAGCTCCTCGGTGTGCCTCTTGGACTGGAAAAAGAAATCGATACGACCGTCAGTTTTGCGGCGCTCAAACAAGCTCCCAGTGAGTACATCGGGCGAACCGTCATGATCGGCGGCAACGTGATTCGGGCCAAACGAACGGGAGCGGGAACCGAATTGGAAATCTTGCAACTGCCGACTGCAAAAGACGGCCTCTTGACGGAGGAGCGTCTTCGGTCAGAGGGACGATTCCTGGCGGTTCGGCCAGCATTTCTCGACCCAGCCAGCTTGCCGGAAGGAACACCCATCACCGTGATCGGGACTGTGACAGGTGAGACGACAAGACAGCTGGACGAAAGTGACTATACCTACCCGCTGCTTGAGGTGAAACATATCATCGATTGGAACAGCATCGCCGCGAACAGACGAAGAGATCGAAGTCCATACTACGGGGCTTACTATCCACCCTATGGGTATAGCGGGTTCAGTCCCTATGGTGGATACCGGAGTTTCTGGGGACCATTTGGTGGCTATGGCGGATATGGCGGCTACGGTGGACGTGGATTCTATGGGCCTTCTCGTGGGTTCTCATCAGGTTCAGGATCATTTTCGTCTCCGCCGCCACCTTCGAATGTCCACCCACGACTGAGGAGAAGATAG
- a CDS encoding porin family protein has protein sequence MHTQTSVVAKQCCLAATLMILTMKPISTPAEMYVAGTAGVNFADRINSIAGTGSQAGVPGPFVDFDLQNSITYGAKVGYFPGHSWYGIEGEVLHTTPHIKQLDTDPGIHMRVTTVGANFIARYPGRTLQPYVGAGIGAAIAHIGDTPTVRSDSDVAAAWNVLAGLRAFLTPKIAIFGEYKYTGATLKFDQAFGDLGGFSGNYRAQHILGGLSYHF, from the coding sequence ATGCATACACAAACCTCGGTAGTTGCTAAGCAGTGTTGTCTAGCAGCGACGCTCATGATCCTCACCATGAAGCCGATTTCTACACCCGCGGAAATGTATGTTGCCGGAACCGCAGGGGTAAACTTTGCGGACCGCATCAACAGTATCGCCGGAACAGGATCTCAGGCCGGAGTGCCTGGTCCTTTTGTAGACTTTGACTTGCAAAATTCAATCACCTACGGGGCGAAGGTGGGATATTTCCCAGGACACAGTTGGTATGGCATCGAGGGAGAAGTGTTGCATACGACCCCCCACATCAAGCAGCTAGATACCGATCCTGGTATCCATATGAGAGTGACCACCGTCGGAGCCAATTTTATTGCCCGGTACCCAGGTCGCACGCTTCAGCCGTATGTCGGTGCTGGGATCGGAGCCGCCATCGCCCACATCGGCGATACTCCGACGGTACGAAGCGATTCAGATGTGGCGGCAGCATGGAACGTACTGGCTGGTCTGCGCGCGTTCCTCACACCAAAAATCGCGATCTTCGGCGAATACAAGTACACTGGTGCGACGCTCAAGTTCGATCAAGCCTTCGGTGATTTGGGTGGGTTCAGCGGCAATTACCGGGCACAGCATATCCTTGGTGGGCTGTCCTATCACTTCTAG
- a CDS encoding DUF937 domain-containing protein yields MGLMDQLGQAVGGMMGNQAGQNPLLQAVAGLLGKDSGIGGLAGLVQAFQKNGLGDLVNSWVSTGQNTPATPSQIEQGLGGDLLNQLAGKAGLSSGAASSQLAGLLPDLIDKLTPNGKVEAGGLDQLMKLVQGKMGA; encoded by the coding sequence ATGGGATTGATGGATCAATTGGGACAAGCCGTTGGCGGAATGATGGGTAACCAGGCCGGACAGAATCCTCTTCTGCAAGCTGTGGCAGGCCTTCTCGGAAAGGACAGTGGAATCGGTGGATTAGCCGGCCTCGTTCAGGCATTCCAGAAGAACGGACTCGGTGACCTCGTCAACTCATGGGTGAGCACAGGACAAAACACACCGGCCACACCAAGCCAAATTGAACAGGGCTTAGGAGGTGATCTCCTCAACCAATTAGCAGGAAAAGCAGGACTGTCCTCTGGCGCAGCAAGCTCACAGCTTGCCGGCCTTCTGCCGGATCTTATCGACAAGCTGACACCCAACGGAAAAGTCGAAGCGGGAGGGCTTGATCAGCTCATGAAACTCGTTCAAGGGAAGATGGGTGCTTGA
- a CDS encoding PilT/PilU family type 4a pilus ATPase — MDVRSLLKVMVDRESSDLYLTVDAPPIYRIHGMTQQTDAPPFTNEQLEALALALMRGQQRSEFEEKMEMNLALYYKELGRFRVNIFRQKGNVGVVFRHIKAEIQTVEQLQLPPIIKDIAMTKRGLVLVVGATGSGKSTSLAAMIDHRNNVHQGHIITVEDPIEFVHQHKKSIITQREVGFDTLTFQNALKNTLRQAPDVILIGEIRDTETMEAAITFAETGHLCIGTLHSNNANQAIERIMNFFPVERHAQIYLQLSLNLRAIISQRLIPSVDGRRVPALEIMLDTPRIKDLIKKAEVDILKEAMEQGVDEGCQTFDHVLFQLYKDNKITLEQALINADSANNLRLKIKLEGLKGDEAVNALLDKQMGDHGTDAFKIQGGASGNVTPLRKR; from the coding sequence ATGGATGTTCGAAGTCTCTTGAAAGTCATGGTAGATCGCGAATCGTCGGACCTCTATTTGACTGTCGATGCTCCCCCGATCTACCGAATCCATGGAATGACTCAGCAAACTGATGCCCCGCCGTTCACCAACGAACAACTGGAGGCATTGGCACTGGCTCTCATGCGAGGTCAGCAGCGGAGCGAGTTCGAAGAAAAGATGGAGATGAACTTAGCGCTCTACTATAAAGAGTTGGGGCGTTTCCGTGTCAACATCTTTCGGCAAAAAGGTAATGTCGGGGTGGTCTTCCGTCACATTAAAGCTGAGATTCAGACGGTCGAGCAGTTACAACTCCCCCCGATCATCAAAGATATTGCGATGACCAAGCGAGGGCTTGTCTTGGTAGTGGGCGCCACCGGCTCCGGTAAGTCGACCTCGCTGGCGGCCATGATCGACCATCGTAATAACGTTCACCAGGGCCATATCATTACCGTGGAAGACCCGATTGAGTTTGTCCATCAACATAAGAAGTCGATCATTACGCAACGCGAAGTCGGCTTCGATACGCTAACCTTCCAGAACGCTCTGAAGAATACACTCCGTCAAGCGCCGGATGTGATCCTGATTGGAGAAATACGTGATACAGAAACGATGGAAGCGGCGATCACCTTTGCCGAAACCGGTCATCTCTGCATCGGGACGCTCCACTCGAATAATGCGAACCAAGCGATCGAACGGATCATGAATTTTTTTCCAGTCGAGCGCCATGCTCAAATCTATTTGCAACTGTCTCTCAATTTGCGAGCGATTATCTCTCAACGGTTGATTCCATCAGTCGATGGCAGGCGTGTTCCCGCATTGGAAATCATGCTGGATACCCCACGTATCAAGGATCTTATCAAGAAAGCCGAAGTCGATATCCTAAAGGAAGCGATGGAACAGGGGGTGGACGAGGGTTGTCAGACCTTCGATCATGTGCTGTTTCAACTATATAAGGACAACAAGATCACGCTGGAGCAGGCGCTCATCAATGCGGATAGCGCCAATAATCTACGTCTCAAGATCAAACTCGAAGGACTTAAAGGCGACGAGGCAGTCAACGCGTTGCTCGATAAGCAGATGGGAGATCACGGGACAGACGCATTCAAAATTCAAGGAGGCGCCTCCGGTAACGTGACCCCACTCCGGAAGCGATAA
- a CDS encoding type IV pilus twitching motility protein PilT, translating into MDISKLLTFSVKEGASDCHISAGEPPMIRIHGDLKKLDHPPLTPDETHALIYDMMSDSQRKTFEEKRECDFSFELGDIARFRVNVFVHQRGLGAVFRNIPTTIVPLEKLGMPPILRQLCDKEKGLILVTGPTGSGKSTTLAAMVDYLNSTFEGHIITIEDPIEFVHKSKKCLVNQRELGVHTLSFANALKSALREDPDIVLVGEMRDLETIQLALTAAETGHLVFGTLHTSSAPKTIDRIIDAFPPAQQAQIRTQLSEALEAVLTQTLLKKKMGGRVAALEIMVATTAVRNLIREAKLHQIPGIMQASQKDGMQTMDMALLELATRGIVHKAEAQSRSMNPNLFGAPVSGAA; encoded by the coding sequence ATGGATATTTCTAAGCTGCTCACATTTTCAGTCAAGGAAGGTGCCTCGGATTGTCATATCAGTGCCGGTGAACCTCCGATGATTCGTATTCACGGGGATTTGAAAAAGCTGGACCACCCTCCCCTGACTCCCGATGAAACACACGCCCTCATCTACGATATGATGAGCGATTCCCAACGGAAAACCTTCGAAGAAAAGCGGGAGTGTGATTTTTCATTCGAACTCGGGGACATTGCCCGTTTCCGAGTGAATGTGTTCGTGCACCAGCGGGGACTCGGAGCCGTGTTTCGGAACATTCCAACCACCATTGTCCCCTTGGAAAAGTTAGGGATGCCGCCGATCTTGCGACAACTCTGCGATAAGGAAAAAGGTTTGATTCTGGTGACGGGGCCGACCGGCTCAGGAAAATCCACCACCCTTGCTGCGATGGTGGATTATCTCAATAGCACGTTTGAAGGCCATATTATCACCATCGAAGATCCGATCGAGTTCGTCCATAAGTCCAAGAAGTGTTTAGTCAATCAACGGGAGCTGGGTGTCCACACGCTGTCTTTCGCCAATGCGCTGAAGTCTGCGCTTCGGGAAGATCCAGATATCGTGCTCGTGGGTGAAATGCGGGATCTCGAAACCATCCAACTGGCCTTGACCGCGGCGGAAACCGGACACTTAGTCTTCGGGACACTCCATACGTCGAGCGCCCCGAAAACCATTGACCGAATCATCGATGCATTCCCGCCGGCGCAACAAGCCCAAATTAGGACCCAGTTGTCAGAGGCCCTGGAAGCCGTGCTGACTCAAACCTTGCTGAAGAAAAAAATGGGTGGACGTGTCGCGGCTCTGGAAATCATGGTTGCCACAACCGCCGTCCGAAACCTCATCCGCGAGGCCAAGCTTCATCAGATTCCAGGTATTATGCAGGCCAGCCAAAAGGACGGGATGCAAACCATGGACATGGCCTTGCTTGAGCTGGCGACCCGTGGAATCGTGCATAAAGCCGAAGCGCAGTCCCGGAGCATGAATCCTAATCTGTTCGGGGCTCCGGTTTCCGGAGCTGCGTAG
- the bioF gene encoding 8-amino-7-oxononanoate synthase — protein MMFREKLHQLRDQSLLRALTPVESATGSNIHYGGREVILLSSNDYLGLTMHPEVVQAARVATERYGTGSGASRLVSGTLPPHAHLETALTMFKGTEASLLFGAGYLANLGVIPALIGSGGLILADRLCHASMLDACRLSQADFRVFRHGDCDHLESLLRNRTTDRSTLILTEGVFSMDGDLAPLPDLVSLAERYGAMLYVDDAHGTGIMGGTGRGTIEHFDLERRIPFHMGTLSKALGSYGGFLVGTHDLVQYVINTARSFMFTTALPPAVAAASSAALTVIDREPERRARLWLNRQRLFEGLKGLGCRLSPTASPIVPVLFGEAVSAATFAERLLAHGVYATAIRPPTVPDGTSRIRFTVTSEHTTDQIDEALNALRLVIRETGLP, from the coding sequence ATGATGTTTCGAGAAAAACTTCACCAACTCCGTGATCAGTCGTTGCTCCGCGCGTTGACACCGGTGGAGTCGGCGACCGGGTCGAACATCCACTATGGAGGACGCGAGGTGATCTTACTGTCGTCCAACGACTACCTTGGTCTGACCATGCATCCCGAAGTTGTGCAGGCTGCACGCGTGGCCACGGAACGGTATGGGACGGGGTCCGGTGCTTCCCGCTTGGTTAGTGGAACATTGCCCCCCCATGCGCACCTCGAAACGGCATTGACGATGTTTAAGGGAACCGAAGCCTCCCTGCTGTTTGGGGCTGGGTACCTCGCCAATCTTGGTGTCATTCCTGCTCTTATTGGAAGCGGCGGCCTGATCCTGGCCGATCGATTGTGCCATGCCAGCATGCTCGATGCGTGTCGATTAAGTCAGGCAGACTTTCGAGTCTTTCGCCACGGTGATTGTGACCATCTTGAGTCCCTACTTCGGAATCGCACCACGGATCGTTCCACACTCATTCTCACCGAAGGGGTATTTAGTATGGATGGTGATCTCGCTCCACTGCCTGACTTGGTATCGCTAGCCGAACGATATGGGGCGATGTTGTATGTCGACGATGCACACGGGACCGGCATCATGGGAGGGACTGGACGAGGCACCATTGAGCATTTTGACTTGGAGCGCCGGATACCGTTTCATATGGGCACGCTGAGTAAGGCGCTGGGCAGCTACGGTGGGTTCCTGGTAGGCACGCACGATCTCGTACAGTACGTAATCAATACCGCCCGTTCGTTTATGTTTACCACCGCACTTCCTCCCGCCGTCGCCGCTGCATCGTCGGCCGCGTTGACGGTTATCGATCGTGAACCGGAACGTCGGGCCCGACTCTGGTTGAATCGACAACGCCTCTTTGAAGGGCTGAAAGGCCTTGGGTGCAGGCTTTCTCCGACGGCCAGCCCTATTGTACCGGTTCTGTTCGGTGAGGCCGTCTCCGCCGCCACATTCGCTGAACGTCTGCTCGCGCATGGGGTGTATGCCACGGCCATCCGCCCACCGACCGTTCCAGATGGAACCAGTCGGATCCGCTTCACCGTGACCTCGGAGCACACCACCGACCAGATCGACGAAGCCCTCAATGCCCTGCGGCTCGTGATTCGTGAAACAGGTCTTCCCTAA
- a CDS encoding tetratricopeptide repeat protein, with product MSYRIKVPPRTLPVDEAHLVSGLEHWVLGLQRYRWSIIVGFILLLLTAGGIWGVFWYDAENASKAQEIEREATLHLFTRPGNDPQKAAANVNEAIALYKKVVEEYPRTPTAPLAQFSLGNAFLQANNLDSAIESYKRFISTYGSNISLLGLVHQKLGYTYLLKGDIDQAAKTYSAILEIPGAMNRDYAMFELARLEENRSKPDVALKYYQDLIKTYPDSPLTSEAAVRVKVLEAKNTSESPPTTTEVPDSTPSKP from the coding sequence ATGTCATATCGAATTAAAGTTCCGCCTCGGACATTACCTGTTGATGAAGCCCACCTGGTGAGTGGATTGGAGCATTGGGTGCTCGGACTGCAGCGGTACCGATGGTCCATCATCGTAGGATTCATTCTTCTGCTGCTCACGGCTGGGGGAATATGGGGTGTCTTTTGGTATGACGCAGAAAATGCCAGCAAGGCCCAAGAAATCGAGCGGGAGGCCACCCTACATCTCTTCACACGCCCAGGCAACGATCCGCAGAAAGCAGCCGCAAACGTGAATGAAGCGATAGCACTCTACAAGAAGGTGGTAGAGGAGTATCCGAGAACGCCGACCGCCCCTCTTGCGCAATTTAGTCTGGGAAATGCATTTCTTCAGGCGAACAATCTTGACTCAGCCATCGAATCATATAAGCGGTTCATTTCGACGTACGGGTCAAACATCTCACTTCTCGGCCTTGTTCATCAAAAACTTGGGTATACTTATCTGTTGAAGGGAGATATCGACCAAGCCGCGAAGACTTACTCGGCGATACTTGAGATCCCTGGGGCGATGAATCGTGACTATGCGATGTTTGAACTGGCACGGCTGGAAGAAAATCGCTCAAAACCGGACGTTGCACTCAAATATTATCAAGACCTGATCAAGACATACCCTGATTCTCCCTTAACCAGCGAGGCCGCCGTGCGCGTGAAGGTTCTCGAGGCCAAGAACACTTCGGAGTCGCCCCCGACCACTACAGAAGTTCCTGATTCCACACCCTCTAAGCCATAA
- a CDS encoding transglycosylase SLT domain-containing protein: MIRTWKKLWGMDVRLAVILAVSVAIVVPQSRGWADETTSVQQDVSLQETSPETLLEEAKASPETQAVDTSEASQESEDVDPNLVPLEPELEPELTASPSEADMPETEDKGEAPKEDVVDAVEAERKEDLGPVYNIPVVFDQTVQSHIRFFNTSIRDRFEQWLLRLNRYRPLVEDIFAEFDLPSDLVHLSLVESGFNPYAYSRAKATGPWQFMKGTGKIYGLRIDHYVDERRDPIKSTIAAARYLRDLYDLFGTWPLAMAAYNAGEGKVLRALNKAQAESFSEISRTKHIRRETKQYVPRIMAATIIARNLDQYGFNHVPVAPHEFEEVIVTRPLHFRAISNVTGIPYDELRLLNPELRRDATPPGDTAYHLKVPVGTSPKVIKLLERVPTHKFAKVSPERTQVRKTRQTRQGKISSSQWYRVRGGDTLGKISRRFGIPIQTLKARNNLSSSLIRAGDLLNIAR; encoded by the coding sequence ATGATACGGACTTGGAAAAAACTGTGGGGTATGGACGTGAGACTGGCAGTAATCCTTGCGGTGAGTGTTGCGATCGTCGTCCCACAATCACGGGGTTGGGCGGACGAGACCACTTCGGTCCAACAAGATGTCTCTCTTCAGGAAACCTCCCCAGAGACCCTTCTCGAAGAAGCAAAAGCGTCACCGGAAACGCAGGCCGTTGACACCAGCGAAGCTTCGCAGGAAAGCGAAGATGTCGACCCCAACTTGGTCCCGTTGGAACCAGAGCTGGAACCTGAATTGACGGCCTCCCCATCAGAGGCGGATATGCCCGAGACTGAGGATAAGGGTGAAGCGCCCAAAGAGGATGTGGTAGACGCGGTGGAGGCAGAGCGCAAGGAGGATTTAGGTCCAGTCTATAACATTCCGGTTGTCTTTGATCAAACCGTGCAAAGCCACATTCGTTTCTTTAATACGTCAATCCGGGACCGATTTGAACAGTGGCTCTTACGCCTCAACCGATATCGCCCGTTGGTCGAAGACATTTTCGCTGAGTTCGATCTTCCGAGCGACCTTGTCCATCTGTCTCTTGTCGAAAGCGGATTCAATCCCTATGCATACTCCCGCGCGAAAGCGACAGGGCCATGGCAGTTCATGAAGGGAACCGGAAAGATCTACGGGCTACGCATCGATCACTACGTGGATGAGCGGCGAGATCCCATTAAGTCGACGATAGCGGCCGCTCGTTATCTCCGGGATTTGTACGATCTCTTCGGAACATGGCCTCTCGCTATGGCGGCATATAACGCAGGTGAGGGAAAGGTCCTGCGTGCGCTCAACAAGGCCCAGGCGGAATCATTTTCTGAAATTTCGAGAACGAAACATATTCGGCGAGAGACGAAACAGTACGTCCCGCGCATCATGGCTGCCACGATCATCGCGCGGAACCTGGACCAATACGGATTTAACCACGTTCCGGTCGCTCCGCATGAATTTGAGGAAGTGATAGTGACTCGCCCGTTGCATTTCCGGGCTATCTCCAACGTTACGGGTATTCCGTACGACGAACTCCGGCTCCTGAATCCTGAACTTCGGCGAGATGCCACACCCCCCGGCGATACGGCATATCATTTAAAAGTTCCGGTTGGGACGAGCCCCAAGGTGATAAAATTGCTCGAGCGAGTTCCAACGCACAAGTTCGCGAAGGTCTCTCCCGAGCGGACACAGGTTCGGAAGACCCGACAGACTCGACAGGGGAAGATCAGTTCTTCTCAGTGGTATCGTGTTCGGGGCGGAGATACGCTTGGGAAAATCTCCCGTCGGTTCGGTATTCCTATTCAGACCCTGAAGGCCCGCAACAACCTTTCCAGTAGCCTCATTCGTGCTGGGGACCTCCTCAATATCGCTCGGTAA